From the genome of Schaalia dentiphila ATCC 17982, one region includes:
- a CDS encoding iron transporter: MTTPNPQVPDPNAVARYNPQQVPAPPQVEYAPVEAMQPDMQQSWGQMPVAAEMQAGFPQPGPGVYGPTVPARRRTSYKLAVILLAVGLLLAVSPFLAEGLIGLIPGNHGDGGDGLLWLAVIMLFYLTPLGIILILVSGIVAIVVALMNSSSKS; the protein is encoded by the coding sequence GTGACAACACCGAATCCCCAGGTCCCCGACCCAAACGCTGTGGCGCGGTACAACCCCCAGCAGGTTCCGGCTCCCCCTCAGGTGGAGTATGCGCCGGTGGAAGCCATGCAACCCGACATGCAGCAGAGTTGGGGGCAGATGCCCGTGGCGGCCGAGATGCAAGCAGGCTTCCCGCAGCCGGGGCCTGGGGTCTACGGACCTACGGTGCCTGCTCGCCGTCGCACGTCATACAAGCTAGCGGTCATTTTGCTCGCAGTTGGCTTGTTACTTGCGGTTTCGCCCTTCCTTGCCGAGGGGCTCATTGGGCTCATTCCCGGCAATCATGGCGATGGTGGAGACGGCTTGTTATGGCTCGCAGTCATCATGTTGTTCTACCTCACGCCGCTCGGCATCATCCTTATCCTGGTCTCTGGAATCGTGGCAATCGTGGTTGCTCTGATGAACTCATCCTCAAAGAGCTGA
- a CDS encoding ABC transporter ATP-binding protein — translation MTHDTAGLVTRALTKTYMRGHTPVHALAGVDLTLPQGTQVAIMGPSGSGKTTLLHCLAGVLRPSSGSITLDGEEMTTMSERILSNLRLRRFGFVFQDGQLLPELPTEENIAMPLMLAGTPKSQAISRAREILANLGLDGAGPYRPGQLSGGQAQRVAIGRALATDPSVIFADEPTGALDQATGGEVMSLLTSACASTGASLVLVTHDPAVAARLPHTIHVRDGRISLEARGSGTPNQGVAR, via the coding sequence ATGACACACGACACGGCGGGTCTGGTGACCCGAGCACTGACGAAGACATACATGCGCGGGCACACGCCCGTCCACGCCCTGGCGGGCGTCGACCTTACCCTCCCGCAGGGCACGCAGGTGGCGATCATGGGCCCCTCGGGCTCCGGTAAGACGACGCTCCTGCACTGCCTGGCGGGCGTGCTGCGCCCCAGCTCCGGGTCGATCACCCTGGACGGTGAAGAGATGACGACCATGTCGGAGCGGATTCTCTCCAACCTGCGTCTGCGCCGCTTCGGCTTCGTATTCCAGGATGGCCAGCTCCTGCCCGAGCTGCCCACGGAAGAGAACATCGCGATGCCCCTCATGCTGGCGGGCACGCCCAAATCGCAGGCTATTTCCCGGGCGCGCGAGATCCTGGCGAACCTCGGGCTCGACGGCGCCGGCCCCTACCGCCCCGGCCAGCTGTCGGGAGGACAGGCCCAGCGCGTCGCGATCGGCCGTGCGCTCGCCACCGATCCCTCGGTGATCTTCGCGGATGAGCCCACGGGGGCCCTCGACCAGGCCACCGGCGGCGAGGTCATGTCCCTGCTGACGAGTGCCTGTGCCTCCACCGGGGCATCCCTTGTCCTCGTCACCCACGATCCCGCTGTTGCCGCGCGCCTGCCGCACACGATCCACGTGCGCGATGGCCGCATCTCCCTCGAGGCACGAGGCAGTGGAACCCCCAACCAGGGGGTGGCCCGATGA
- a CDS encoding adenosylhomocysteinase, whose translation MNRALDPLAAQLLLRAYARATNMLIAGRSFATDDPTLAALLRSFGAHVHPIAEPEGTPASPPVVFALEEDAAPTPGAITVLAPGGTFRAVIAPDGRTITGPGDEGRIEWARAHMPVTEAATHALAPLVAGRSVGLSLVLEPKTAALALMLSEAGARVSVFGWASETREDVAARLRDAGIPVFADSRASREREWELAREFLAQRSEFLLDDGSHLIRLAHDTQRCPGVLDALVGAAEETTSGLRPLRSFDLRIPVLASNDARSKTLFDNAYGTGQSCWTTILDLIDPRGVGAPVAGMSVVVIGYGDVGRGCARFGAALGARVTVVELDPVRALQASMDGFAVASLQEAAASAGMLISATGERATIPLSALEAAPEGAIVTVAGGVDGEVSIDEAVAASWVMAESGDPHVQTLTSPSGKTLRILERGEGINYTAGEGNPIEIMDMSFGVQLASLRELLTHEGELAPGLHDLPREADDAVAAAALGALSLS comes from the coding sequence ATGAACCGCGCCCTGGATCCCCTCGCCGCCCAGCTGCTGCTACGCGCCTATGCGCGGGCCACGAACATGCTCATCGCAGGGCGTTCCTTCGCGACGGACGACCCGACGCTGGCCGCCCTGCTGCGCTCGTTCGGCGCCCACGTGCACCCGATTGCCGAGCCCGAGGGAACCCCAGCCTCGCCCCCGGTCGTGTTCGCGCTCGAGGAGGACGCGGCCCCCACGCCCGGAGCGATCACGGTCCTGGCGCCCGGAGGCACGTTCCGCGCCGTCATTGCCCCCGACGGGCGCACCATCACGGGCCCCGGCGACGAGGGACGCATCGAGTGGGCGCGCGCCCACATGCCCGTCACCGAGGCGGCGACACACGCCCTGGCTCCCCTGGTGGCGGGCCGAAGCGTGGGGCTCTCCCTCGTCCTGGAGCCGAAAACGGCGGCCCTGGCTCTCATGCTCTCCGAGGCCGGGGCGCGCGTGAGCGTCTTCGGCTGGGCATCCGAGACTCGCGAGGACGTCGCTGCCCGCCTGCGCGACGCCGGCATCCCCGTCTTCGCGGACTCGCGCGCCTCCCGCGAGCGCGAGTGGGAGCTCGCACGCGAGTTTTTGGCCCAGCGCAGCGAATTCCTGCTGGATGACGGCTCCCACCTGATCCGCCTGGCGCACGATACCCAGCGCTGCCCGGGTGTCCTGGACGCGCTGGTCGGTGCTGCGGAGGAGACCACCTCGGGGCTGCGCCCCCTGCGTTCTTTCGATCTGCGCATTCCGGTCCTAGCCTCGAACGATGCGCGTTCGAAGACCCTGTTCGACAACGCCTACGGGACGGGCCAGTCGTGCTGGACGACGATCCTCGACCTGATCGACCCGCGCGGCGTCGGTGCGCCCGTGGCGGGGATGAGCGTCGTCGTCATCGGCTACGGCGACGTGGGGCGCGGCTGCGCGCGCTTCGGCGCGGCGCTCGGGGCGCGCGTGACCGTCGTGGAGCTGGACCCCGTGCGTGCCCTGCAGGCGTCGATGGACGGGTTCGCCGTGGCCTCGCTGCAGGAGGCCGCTGCGAGCGCCGGCATGCTGATCTCCGCGACGGGCGAGCGGGCGACGATCCCGCTAAGCGCACTGGAGGCGGCGCCCGAGGGCGCGATCGTCACGGTCGCCGGCGGCGTCGACGGGGAAGTATCCATCGACGAGGCCGTAGCCGCCTCCTGGGTCATGGCCGAGTCGGGCGATCCCCACGTGCAGACCCTGACCAGCCCCTCCGGCAAGACGCTACGCATCCTCGAGCGCGGGGAGGGCATCAACTACACGGCGGGCGAAGGAAACCCCATCGAAATTATGGACATGAGCTTCGGCGTGCAGCTGGCGTCCCTGCGCGAGCTCCTCACCCACGAAGGCGAGCTGGCCCCCGGTCTGCATGACCTGCCGCGCGAGGCCGACGACGCGGTGGCCGCAGCAGCGCTCGGCGCCCTGTCCCTGTCATAG
- a CDS encoding FtsX-like permease family protein, which translates to MSAVRAAAGALLRSRDRATSVLTVAAFALPHAFLLAVTGGVMAFGARAAVAAASATADDPSSLDGMASFYVMLAYFAATLLIVPIISMGAAAARLGMSRRERDLAVLRLVGLAPGKTKLACILETCVFAVVGVVVGSILYAVTLPVWGALSFQGRPMGAGEMWVGVVALLVEGLAMIVLAALSSWLAMRKVAITPLGVARRTQAVRVSVVGPVLGLVLLVVWLSVGTLAMNLGTAIGMAVFLGFMGAIFLIVNLVGVWSISLMGRIMARASRSPQMMVAGRRMADDPRAVWRSFGAVALVGFLVGIMYPASDAISMSGDRTDEIALIVVGDINRGMLLTFAITLALGAVSTAVNQSIRVLDSADQVRALSYMGSPRGFMDRSRRLEVAIPAFVMIVGSMLLGMVFMSPMLAAGAGKGVLIAFASAIVGVMLIVVASEATVPLRRRILSSVREGRE; encoded by the coding sequence ATGAGCGCGGTACGCGCCGCCGCGGGGGCGCTCCTGCGGTCGCGTGACCGGGCGACGTCCGTCCTCACGGTCGCGGCTTTTGCCCTGCCGCACGCGTTCCTGCTTGCGGTCACGGGTGGTGTCATGGCCTTTGGGGCGAGGGCTGCGGTCGCTGCTGCGTCCGCCACGGCCGACGACCCCTCGAGCCTCGATGGGATGGCCTCGTTCTACGTGATGCTTGCGTACTTCGCGGCCACCCTGCTTATCGTCCCCATCATTTCGATGGGGGCAGCGGCCGCGCGCCTGGGCATGAGTCGGCGCGAGCGCGACCTCGCTGTCCTGCGCCTCGTCGGCCTCGCACCGGGCAAGACGAAGCTCGCCTGCATCCTCGAAACCTGTGTGTTTGCGGTTGTTGGTGTCGTCGTCGGCTCGATCCTGTACGCCGTGACGCTGCCCGTGTGGGGTGCGCTGTCCTTCCAGGGCCGCCCGATGGGGGCCGGCGAGATGTGGGTGGGGGTTGTGGCCCTCCTCGTTGAGGGACTTGCCATGATCGTCCTGGCCGCCCTGTCCTCGTGGCTGGCCATGCGCAAGGTCGCGATTACGCCCCTGGGTGTCGCGCGCCGTACGCAGGCGGTCCGCGTGAGCGTGGTCGGCCCCGTCCTTGGCCTGGTTCTCCTCGTGGTGTGGCTGAGCGTCGGCACCCTCGCGATGAACCTGGGAACTGCTATCGGCATGGCCGTGTTCTTGGGCTTCATGGGTGCGATCTTCCTCATCGTCAACCTGGTGGGCGTCTGGTCGATCAGCCTCATGGGGCGCATCATGGCTCGGGCCTCGCGCAGTCCTCAGATGATGGTGGCCGGGCGTCGTATGGCCGACGACCCGCGCGCCGTGTGGCGCTCCTTCGGGGCGGTGGCCCTCGTCGGGTTCCTTGTGGGCATCATGTATCCCGCGAGTGATGCGATCTCGATGAGCGGGGATAGAACCGACGAGATCGCGCTCATCGTCGTCGGCGACATCAACAGAGGCATGTTGCTCACCTTCGCTATCACCCTCGCGCTGGGCGCTGTGTCGACCGCGGTCAACCAGTCAATCCGCGTCCTCGACTCCGCCGACCAGGTGCGTGCCCTGTCCTACATGGGGTCGCCGCGCGGCTTCATGGACCGCAGCCGTCGCCTCGAGGTCGCGATCCCCGCGTTCGTCATGATCGTTGGCTCGATGCTGCTCGGCATGGTGTTCATGTCGCCGATGCTCGCGGCGGGCGCCGGAAAGGGTGTCCTCATTGCGTTCGCCTCGGCGATTGTGGGCGTCATGCTCATCGTCGTTGCCTCCGAGGCGACCGTTCCGCTGCGCCGCCGCATCCTGTCGAGCGTGCGCGAGGGACGGGAGTAG
- a CDS encoding HAD-IIB family hydrolase: MMTPTDPARYAGADLRLAAVDMDGTLLDDDKNFPPGMDELLDQMDARGVTFAPASGRQVWTLIDMFPGRPGMTVIGENGGIVMRDGVEVSSHPVDTPTVREVIRLVREATSGPDGIDGGLVMCGKQFAYVERTADRFVDGVLPYYHRTKRVDDQIAIIDAIEAGEIDDAIVKLAVFVLGPVEALAEATLANFADTHQYAISGANWADLQVRGVDKGSAVRDLQRFLGVDRSQTAVFGDAGNDLSMISEGDLSFAMANASQDVVEAARFIAPSNNEAGVVQVLRTLLG; encoded by the coding sequence ATGATGACCCCCACTGACCCTGCGCGTTACGCGGGCGCCGACCTGCGCCTGGCCGCCGTCGACATGGATGGCACCCTCCTGGACGACGATAAGAACTTCCCGCCCGGCATGGACGAGCTGCTCGACCAGATGGACGCGCGCGGCGTCACCTTCGCGCCCGCGTCCGGGCGACAGGTGTGGACACTCATCGACATGTTCCCCGGGCGCCCCGGCATGACCGTCATCGGGGAGAACGGTGGGATCGTCATGCGCGACGGTGTCGAGGTCTCCTCCCACCCGGTGGACACCCCCACGGTGCGCGAGGTCATCCGCCTCGTCCGTGAGGCCACCTCGGGGCCGGATGGGATCGACGGCGGCCTGGTCATGTGCGGCAAGCAATTCGCCTACGTCGAGCGCACCGCCGACCGCTTCGTCGACGGTGTTCTGCCCTACTACCACCGCACCAAGCGTGTGGATGATCAGATCGCCATCATCGACGCCATCGAGGCCGGCGAGATCGACGACGCGATCGTCAAGCTCGCTGTCTTCGTCCTCGGCCCGGTTGAGGCGCTCGCGGAGGCCACCCTGGCCAACTTTGCCGATACTCACCAGTACGCGATTTCCGGCGCGAACTGGGCGGACCTGCAGGTTCGAGGCGTCGATAAGGGCAGTGCCGTGCGCGACCTGCAGCGTTTCCTCGGCGTTGATCGTTCCCAGACCGCCGTCTTCGGCGACGCCGGGAACGACCTGTCCATGATCAGCGAGGGGGACCTGTCCTTCGCGATGGCCAACGCCTCGCAAGACGTCGTCGAGGCCGCGCGCTTCATTGCTCCCTCCAACAACGAGGCCGGGGTTGTACAGGTGCTGCGCACTCTCCTCGGGTGA
- a CDS encoding inner-membrane translocator, with protein sequence MLIPRGEHGLDLAPIAFIFMAGFFSIPVVVVNIIGLVLGIIALQKTKNPTERGYVARGLLMNAAPLTVVGLVVLLILLIYGFFYLISLF encoded by the coding sequence GTGTTGATTCCCAGGGGTGAGCACGGGCTGGACCTGGCTCCGATTGCCTTCATCTTCATGGCCGGATTCTTCTCTATCCCCGTCGTCGTGGTGAACATTATCGGTCTGGTCCTCGGCATCATTGCGCTCCAAAAGACGAAGAATCCCACCGAACGCGGCTACGTCGCCCGCGGCCTGCTCATGAACGCTGCACCGCTCACGGTTGTCGGCCTCGTCGTTCTTCTGATCCTCTTGATCTACGGGTTCTTCTACCTCATCTCGCTGTTCTAA
- a CDS encoding YtxH domain-containing protein, with protein sequence MSLEDLAKKAEEGFEKVVDAAKEKAEEAKDKLAELAGDAKDKAEDAKDKVEEAAEDAKDKAEEIAEDAKDKAEDIKDKLEK encoded by the coding sequence ATGAGCCTGGAAGATCTGGCCAAGAAGGCTGAAGAAGGCTTCGAGAAGGTCGTTGACGCGGCCAAGGAGAAGGCTGAAGAAGCCAAGGACAAGCTCGCCGAGCTCGCTGGCGACGCCAAGGACAAGGCAGAAGACGCCAAGGACAAGGTCGAAGAGGCCGCCGAGGACGCCAAGGACAAGGCAGAGGAGATCGCCGAGGACGCCAAGGACAAGGCAGAGGACATCAAGGACAAGCTCGAGAAGTGA